TGCTCTTTAAAAAGACTTGTGAAAACGCTGTTTTATATGGAAAGGGGACACTTTGCATGAGAGGATTTTATTCCAGAAAGATTCATTCCTTGCTCGGCGTTATCCCGCTCGGGGCATTCTTCCTTGAGCACATGCTGACGAACTTCGCAGCAGTAGAGGGTGGCGCTTCTGGTTTCACAGACAGTGTGCTGTGGCTGAACAGCCTGCCGCTGGTCTTCTTCCTGGAATTGTTCGGCATCTGGCTGCCGCTGCTGTACCACGGAGTATACGGCCTGTACATCGCGTACCAGTCGAAGCCGAACCTGAACCGCTACAATCTTGAGCGCAACTGGCGTTATACGCTGCAGCGGATCAGCGGAGTCGTCACCTTCATCTTCATTGTCTGGCATCTGTGGGACACCCGCGTCCAGGTTGCGCTCGGCAAGGTGGAGCATGATCAGCTTGGCGGAGTGATGCATAACATTGTGACCCAGCCGCTGCTGATGACTCTCTATATTGTCGGAATCGTGGCTGCCTGCTTCCATTTCTCCAACGGTCTATGGTCGTTCCTGATCAGCTGGGGAATCACGGTGGGTCCGCGTTCGCAGAGAGTATCGTCCGTACTTTGCCTCGGTATTTTTGTTATCGTTACCTTCATGTTCGTCCTGTCGCTGGTTACCTTCCGTAACGATGAATTCCAAACTGCCGCTACGGCGATGCAGTCAGTGCGCAGTTTCATTTAAGGATATAAAGGTGAGTGGAAGCGGTTAACTTATGCTGCGGACACGCTCACAAAACTTAAGCCTATGCTTCCGAGGCAAGTTTTGCTGCACAGCTATCTCGAAGAAGCGGATCTTCCGCAAAACTAAAGCGTATGCTTCCGAAGCGAGTTTTGTACGATGAGGAGTCAGGAAGCAAACGCTCACAAAACTTTTAGGAGGGGAACAATCATGGCATCAGCCGATATCATCATCGTGGGCGGCGGTCTGGCCGGCCTGATGGCTACCATTAAGGCCGCTGAATCCGGCGCGCATGTACATCTATTCTCACTGGTCCCTGTCAAAAGATCACATTCCGTCTGCGCGCAGGGCGGCATCAACGGCGCCGTCAATACCAAGGGCGAGGGCGACTCGCCTTGGGAGCATTTCGATGATACTGTCTATGGCGGCGACTTCCTGGCCAACCAGCCTCCGGTGAAAGCCATGTGCGAAGCGGCACCGGGCATTATTCACCTGATGGACCGGATGGGCGTAATGTTCAACCGTACCCCTGAGGGGCTGCTCGACTTCCGCCGGTTCGGCGGAACCAAACGCCACCGCACAGCCTTCGCAGGTGCGACTACCGGCCAGCAGCTGCTCTATGCGCTGGATGAGCAGGTGCGCCGCTGGGAAGCGGAAGGCCTGGTTACTAAGAGCGAGAACTGGGAATTCCTCTCGGTGATTCTGGATGACGAACGGGTCTGCCGCGGCATCAGCGCCCAGAATCTCAAGACGATGGAGATTCAGACCTTCCCGGCGGACGCGGTCATTCTGGCCAGCGGCGGTCCGGGGATTATTTTCGGCAAAACGACGAATTCGGTCATCAACACAGGAACCGCCGCAAGCGCCGTGTACCAACAGGGTGTGCATTATGCGAACGGGGAATTCATTCAGATTCACCCGACGGCCATTCCCGGCGATGACAAGCTGCGGCTGATGTCGGAATCGGCTCGCGGTGAAGGCGGACGGATCTGGACCTATAAGGACGGTAAGCCGTGGTACTTCCTCGAAGAGAAATATCCTTCTTACGGTAACCTGGTGCCGCGCGATATTGCTACCCGTGAAATTTTCAATGTGTGTGTGGATCAGGGGCTGGGTATTAACGGCGAGAACATGGTCTACCTGGATCTGTCGCATAAGGACCCGAAGGAGCTTGACGTCAAGCTGGGCGGGATTATTGAGATTTACGAGAAGTTCATGGGAGATGATCCCCGCAAAATTCCGATGAAAATCTTCCCGGCTGTGCATTATTCAATGGGCGGCATGTGGGTCGACTATAATCAAATGACGAATATTCCCGGCTTGTTCGCAGCAGGGGAATGTGAATATCAATACCACGGGGCCAACCGTCTGGGTGCGAATTCCCTGGTCTCTGCCATTTATGGCGGGATGGTCTCCGGTCCGAAGGCTGTGGAATACATCAAGGGTCTTAAGAAATCAGTGCAGGATATCTCCTCCACGGTGTTCGACAGCTTCCACAAGACGCAAGAAGATAAATATGAGTCGCTGCTCGGGATGACTGGCACAGAGAATGCTTACGTGATCCATAAGGAGCTTGGCGAGTGGATGACGGCGAACATGACCGTGGTGCGTGAGAATAAGAAGCTGGAAGCCACCATCGGCAAAATCAAAGAGCTGAAGGAGCGCTACAAGAACATTAGCATGAGCGACACCTCGCGCTGGAGCAACCAGGGGGTAGCGTTCACCCGCCAGCTGTGGAACATGCTGGAGCTGTCGGAGGCGATGACGCTTGGAGCGCTGCTGCGCAATGAGAGCCGGGGCGCCCACTACAAGCCGGAATTCCCGACGCGTAATGATGAGGAATTCCTCAAGACAACCAAAGCCGCCTGGACAGCAGACGGCCCGCAGATCTCATACGAGGAAGTCGATGTCTCGCTGATTCCTCCGCGCGTGCGGGATTACTCGAAGGACTGACCGGTTAGACCAACCAAACTTTCTAGGAGGTAACTGACATGGCGGAAACAGCAGCAGCTCCCAAAAATGTGAAATTTATTATTACCCGCCAGGATGAACCGGAGACCAGCCCCTATACGGAGGAGTTCGAGCTTGCCTATCGTCCGGGGATGAACGTAATCAGTGCGCTGATGGAGATTCAGCGGAATCCGGTGAATGCGAAAGGCGATAATACGGTTCCTGTATGCTGGGAATCCAACTGTCTGGAAGAGGTCTGCGGCGCCTGCTCCATGGTCATCAACGGCAAGCCCCGTCAGGCCTGCGCAGCGCTGATTGACAATCTGGAGCAGCCGGTGCGCATTGAGCCGATGAAGACCTTCCCGGTCGTGCGCGACCTGGTGATTGACCGCAGCCGGATGTTCAATGCCCTGAAGCGTGTGAAGGCCTGGATTCCGATTGACGGCACGTATGATCTCGGTCCGGGACCGCGTATGCCGGAGAAGAAGCGCCAGTGGGCCTATGAACTGTCCAAATGCATGACCTGCGGCGTCTGCCTGGAGGCTTGCCCGAATGTCAACGAGAAGACCAACTTCATCGGGCCGGCAGCCATCTCGCAGGTGCGCCTGTTCAACGCTCACCCGACAGGTGAGATGAACGCTGAAGAACGCCTGGATGCGGTCATGGGAGACGGCGGCATCGACGGCTGCGGCAACTCGCAGAACTGTGTGCGGGCCTGCCCGAAGGGCATTCCGCTCACAACCTCCATTGCCGAGATTAACAAGCAGACAACGAAGCATATGTTCAAGCGCTGGCTGGGTGTCTGACCTTTTTTCAGACCATTCGTTTATAAGCAGAATCGTAGCAGGCCATTCAGGTGTCATTCCTGGGTGGCCTGTTTGGCTGCACCGGACATAGTGACAGGTACGGATGTTTCTGGCCGGCTGGAAAAAGGGTACATGTATAGACAGCCTGTAATGAAGAGCCTGAAGCTGCATAGAATAGCCATACGTCTGCAGGTTCCGATAAATATAGGTCAATATGTTATAATCTACATAGCCAAGTGGAAACGGCTTTGCCGTCCTTATTAAAGGACGGTATCGTTTCAGCGAGAAATAGAAGGATAATTTATAGCGTAAAACCTATAAATTCTTATATTTTGAAGATAACCGCCAGGGTAGCGGATAACGGGGAGGAATGACTGTGATTTGCCGTGAACAGGATGGAACGCTTGTAATGACGAAGCAGCATGAGCACGGGCTGCTGGCCGGAGAATTTGCGAAGTGGTTCAAGGAAGAGCATACGCCTGCGGAAGGCCGCCGGGCTGAGGTACTGTGGGCAGTAAGCAACCATGACCGGGGCTGGATTGATCTGGATGAGACACCGTTCTGGAATGATGCGGAGGGGCAGCCGTACAGCTTCCTCGATTTCCCCGTTGTGCCTAAGCTGACCTTTTATAGACGGGGCATCGATGAGATTGAAGCGCAGACGCCATACGGGGCGCTGCTGTGCAGCTCGCATTTTGAACGGTTGATTGAGGTGTCGGGGGAGGAATGCCCGGAGCTGACACAATATCTGGAGGGTGAAGCGGACCGCCGGGCCCGTATCCACCGGGCGCTGGAGCAGAGCCAGCCGCTTGAAGAAGGCGAGCTGTATTATGACGCCAGACTGCTGCAATTCTGCGATGATCTGTCGCTGTTCCTGGCGCTGAGCAAGCCGGGCAGCGCCGAATCCGAGAAGCATCCCTGGTTCGTAGACGGCTTCTCCGGCAGTGAGGAGTTCAGCTTCACCTCTGGCCGTGCCATTGAGGCGGAGTGGCAGGACAGCTCTACGCTGACTCTGACTCCGTTCCCGTTCACGCAGGAGGTTGAAGTTAGCTTCAAGCAGCGGCGGGTCAGCCGGGCAGACATTATGGATAGGGGAATTGCCCGCGCCTACCGCGAGGCTCCTGAGGAAGAATGCCGGATCAGAGTCATAAGCGGACCGGAGGAAGACACAGCGGTGAAGTCAGGGAGCAGCCAGCGTGCGGACAGGTAACGGGACGATATACAATCCTCAGCGGATTTACGGAATAGATTAGAGTACAGAAAGGAGATACTCCCTATGAGCAAAAATCCGTTCGGGGGCTCTCCCGAACGTACAGTTTCTGCGGCTGCGGATGGCGCGGGAACAGGCCCCCCGAAGCCGGAAGGCCGGAGCAGCCGTAAGATGACCCGCCGCCAGTTTCTGGCCCGGGGAGCAGGCGCGGTAGTCGGCGCAGGCCTCCTCGCCGGCGGCTATGCCTGGCAGGGAGAGCCGAACTGGTTAGAGGTGACCCGCCGGGAGCTGCCGCTTGCGGAGCTGCCGTCCGCGTTCGCCGGGACCCGGCTGGTCCATTTCAGCGATGTGCATCTGGGCTTCAACAAGGATGCGAAGGATCTGGCCCGGCTGACAAAGCACATCAAGGAAGAGCAGCCGGATCTGATCTGCTTCACAGGGGATATCGTAGACAGCTATGCCGAAGATCTGACCGACTCGGTCCCCCTGCTGGCAGAGCTGCAGGCTCCGCTTGGGAAGTATGCCATCCTCGGGAATCATGATTACAAGAATACGGAGCTGCTGACCCGTCTGCTGACGGAGGCCGGATTCCGCGTCCTGCGTAACGAGTCATATTTGATCAAGCAAGGCGGAGCAACAATTGCTGTAGCAGGACTGGACGATATGCTGCACGGCAAGCCGGACCCGGAGGCAGCTGTCAGGGATATTCCAGACGGCATCTTCACGGTGCTGCTGATGCATGAACCGGATTACGCCGAGGTGGCGGAAGCCTATCCTTTTCACCTTCAGCTCTCAGGTCACAGTCATGGCGGTCAGATTCGTCTGCCGCTGGTCGGAGCGCCGTTCACGCCTTACGGATCTAAGAAATACATAGACGGCTTGTATTATACAGAGAATAAGGCGATGCCGGTGTATGTGAACAGGGGCTTCGGCGAGACCATGATGCCGCTGCGCTTCTTATGCCGCCCGGAGCTTACCGTGCTGACTCTGCGCCGGGGATAGCCGGACTGCAAGAGAGGGGCGCCATAAGCGGGAGAAGAAGAGGGAGAAGTTCATGAGCACTTATGAGATGATCATGGGGATGTCGCTGCAAGGGTCCAGGGTGGAACTGAAGAATATGGCGTCCGGCGACGGAGCGCTGCTGAAGTCGCTGCTCTCCCACCCGGAGGTACAGCCGCATATTCAGCTGCGTCATGCATCGACTTCCCGGCAGGGCGTGCTGGATAAGCTGGTGACCCGGATGCTGCATGGCTATGATCCCGGCTCACTGCATGCAGGTATCTATATCCTGGGACAGCCGGAGCTGATCGGATCAGTCTCCCTTCAGAACTGGAACCGGCAGGAAGGCCATGCCGTGCTGGGCTATATGCTGAATCCGTCATGGTGGGGCCGCGGATATGCGACTGAGGCACTGGGATTGCTGCTGGCCTACGGCTTCAGGGAACTTGGACTGAAGAGGGTCGAGGGGCGCTGCCGGGGGGACAATTACCGGTCCGCCCAGGTCATGCTGAGGAACGGCCTGACGCTGGAGCGGACCCTGCCGATGGCGGACGGCTCGGGCGATGTAATGAAAGTCTTCACATTGTCATACAAATGAAATAATGCCGTTATCAAATTCTAACAGTCAGCGGTTAAACTAAGTACATGACCCCCTTTTGAAAATATAACTGCTGCTGGGACCCGATGATTCGGGTCCATTTTTTTTGGGCTTGTGTGGGTATGGGCTCCTGATGGGCTTCCCAATGAGAGGGATAGATCCCTTTGAATTGGCCCGGAAGTGGGCCGGATGGGGAAATGAGAGGGATAAATCCCTTTGAATCGGCCCGGAAGTGGGCTGGACGGGGAAATGAGAGGGATAAATCCCTTTGAATTGGCCCGAAAGTGGGCCGGATGGGGAAATGAAAGGGATAAATCCCTTTGGATTGGCCGGAAGTGGGCTGTACGGGGA
The window above is part of the Paenibacillus sp. FSL H8-0048 genome. Proteins encoded here:
- a CDS encoding succinate dehydrogenase cytochrome b558 subunit, whose protein sequence is MRGFYSRKIHSLLGVIPLGAFFLEHMLTNFAAVEGGASGFTDSVLWLNSLPLVFFLELFGIWLPLLYHGVYGLYIAYQSKPNLNRYNLERNWRYTLQRISGVVTFIFIVWHLWDTRVQVALGKVEHDQLGGVMHNIVTQPLLMTLYIVGIVAACFHFSNGLWSFLISWGITVGPRSQRVSSVLCLGIFVIVTFMFVLSLVTFRNDEFQTAATAMQSVRSFI
- the sdhA gene encoding succinate dehydrogenase flavoprotein subunit codes for the protein MASADIIIVGGGLAGLMATIKAAESGAHVHLFSLVPVKRSHSVCAQGGINGAVNTKGEGDSPWEHFDDTVYGGDFLANQPPVKAMCEAAPGIIHLMDRMGVMFNRTPEGLLDFRRFGGTKRHRTAFAGATTGQQLLYALDEQVRRWEAEGLVTKSENWEFLSVILDDERVCRGISAQNLKTMEIQTFPADAVILASGGPGIIFGKTTNSVINTGTAASAVYQQGVHYANGEFIQIHPTAIPGDDKLRLMSESARGEGGRIWTYKDGKPWYFLEEKYPSYGNLVPRDIATREIFNVCVDQGLGINGENMVYLDLSHKDPKELDVKLGGIIEIYEKFMGDDPRKIPMKIFPAVHYSMGGMWVDYNQMTNIPGLFAAGECEYQYHGANRLGANSLVSAIYGGMVSGPKAVEYIKGLKKSVQDISSTVFDSFHKTQEDKYESLLGMTGTENAYVIHKELGEWMTANMTVVRENKKLEATIGKIKELKERYKNISMSDTSRWSNQGVAFTRQLWNMLELSEAMTLGALLRNESRGAHYKPEFPTRNDEEFLKTTKAAWTADGPQISYEEVDVSLIPPRVRDYSKD
- the sdhB gene encoding succinate dehydrogenase iron-sulfur subunit — translated: MAETAAAPKNVKFIITRQDEPETSPYTEEFELAYRPGMNVISALMEIQRNPVNAKGDNTVPVCWESNCLEEVCGACSMVINGKPRQACAALIDNLEQPVRIEPMKTFPVVRDLVIDRSRMFNALKRVKAWIPIDGTYDLGPGPRMPEKKRQWAYELSKCMTCGVCLEACPNVNEKTNFIGPAAISQVRLFNAHPTGEMNAEERLDAVMGDGGIDGCGNSQNCVRACPKGIPLTTSIAEINKQTTKHMFKRWLGV
- a CDS encoding DUF3891 family protein, which gives rise to MICREQDGTLVMTKQHEHGLLAGEFAKWFKEEHTPAEGRRAEVLWAVSNHDRGWIDLDETPFWNDAEGQPYSFLDFPVVPKLTFYRRGIDEIEAQTPYGALLCSSHFERLIEVSGEECPELTQYLEGEADRRARIHRALEQSQPLEEGELYYDARLLQFCDDLSLFLALSKPGSAESEKHPWFVDGFSGSEEFSFTSGRAIEAEWQDSSTLTLTPFPFTQEVEVSFKQRRVSRADIMDRGIARAYREAPEEECRIRVISGPEEDTAVKSGSSQRADR
- a CDS encoding metallophosphoesterase; this translates as MSKNPFGGSPERTVSAAADGAGTGPPKPEGRSSRKMTRRQFLARGAGAVVGAGLLAGGYAWQGEPNWLEVTRRELPLAELPSAFAGTRLVHFSDVHLGFNKDAKDLARLTKHIKEEQPDLICFTGDIVDSYAEDLTDSVPLLAELQAPLGKYAILGNHDYKNTELLTRLLTEAGFRVLRNESYLIKQGGATIAVAGLDDMLHGKPDPEAAVRDIPDGIFTVLLMHEPDYAEVAEAYPFHLQLSGHSHGGQIRLPLVGAPFTPYGSKKYIDGLYYTENKAMPVYVNRGFGETMMPLRFLCRPELTVLTLRRG
- a CDS encoding GNAT family N-acetyltransferase; the protein is MSTYEMIMGMSLQGSRVELKNMASGDGALLKSLLSHPEVQPHIQLRHASTSRQGVLDKLVTRMLHGYDPGSLHAGIYILGQPELIGSVSLQNWNRQEGHAVLGYMLNPSWWGRGYATEALGLLLAYGFRELGLKRVEGRCRGDNYRSAQVMLRNGLTLERTLPMADGSGDVMKVFTLSYK